A stretch of the Panicum virgatum strain AP13 chromosome 9N, P.virgatum_v5, whole genome shotgun sequence genome encodes the following:
- the LOC120693198 gene encoding uncharacterized protein LOC120693198: protein MAAADYDRAYRPDAAPAPAPANAGEFDRPYRNEVVPYGDRRLDIVVKPPARSPPPPLPASARSGGGAGSAWCFSDPEMKRRRRVASYKAYSVEGKVKASLRRGFRWIKAKCSELIHG, encoded by the exons atggccgccgccgactaCGACCGCGCGTACCGCCCCGacgcggccccggccccggcccccgcCAACGCCGGGGAGTTCGACCGCCCCTACCGCAACGAGGTGGTGCCCTACGGCGACCGCCGCCTCGACATCGTCGTCAAGCCGCCCgccaggtcgccgccgccgccgctgccggcgtccgccaggagcggcggcggggcggggtcgGCGTGGTGCTTCAGCGACCCGGAGatgaagaggcggcggcgggtggcgagCTACAAGGCCTACTCGGTGGAGGGCAAGGTCAAGGCATCGCTCCGCAGGGGGTTCCGCTGGATCAAGGCCAAGTGCTCCGAGCTCATCCATGGCTG A